A single Anopheles arabiensis isolate DONGOLA chromosome 2, AaraD3, whole genome shotgun sequence DNA region contains:
- the LOC120897664 gene encoding uncharacterized protein K02A2.6-like, whose translation MFNPEGDAEMDEQRRLSLNGARALNPGFVQPTQSAPMQPAQPPSQNPVASSAQAGLAMNGSETGMFLQMLNLMQQQMQQQQQQLSQQQQMMAHMMQQTPHTTAQPQQQAQQAQQYAQQPAAPRNPELIMDALAGSINEFRFEAESGVTFPAWYARYEDLFVQDASRLEDSAKVRLLIRKLGTAEHARYCNFILPRVPRDLTFDDTVSKLKALFGSAESLLSKRYKCLQIVKAHNEDLMTFACRVNRACVDFQFSAMTEEQFKCLMLVCGLREEGDAEIRTRLLARIEDKADLTLEQLSAEAQRITSLKVDSAMIATEGNERVFAMRGDYKQRYAQQTQRSFSKQQHPQQADRSALAAKPPGPCWLCGDHHWIRDCSYRSHKCEDCGKYGHREGHCNTAGRKKRKNNFYKRSSVATRVVSVNIFSVQQNRKYVTIHIGQKSARLQLDTGSDITIIGRKTWKQLGMPTLSPAQVHAKTATGAHIQLDGEFEADITINGRTETAIIRVIPSDLQLLGADLIDIFSLAAMPMNQFCNRIESDSAKWEKRFPAVFHGTGLCTKANIKLQLKENVRPIFCPKRPVAYAMQATVEKELDRLQALKVITPVDYSEWAAPIVVVRKGNGSIRICGDYSTGLNSALRSYEYPLPLPDDIFAKLAQCRFFSKIDLSDAFLQVEIDARYRPLLTINTHRGLYYYNRLPPGIKIAPAAFQQLIDTMLAGLKGTSGYMDDVIVGGKTEREHDENLLNLFRRIQEFGFTIRADKCAFKMQQIEYLGFIVDSRGLRPNPAKIDIIQKLPTPTNISEVRSFLGAINYYGKFVSKMRDLRYPLDMLLKDESKFLWTRECDRAFSKFKEILSSDLLLTHYDPNAEIVVSADASAVGLGATISHKYADGSIKVVQHASRALTQAETRYSQIDREGLAIIFAVTKFHKMLYGRHFCLQTDHRPLVRIFGSKKGIPVYTANRLQRFALTLQLYDFSIEYVPTTKFGNADILSRLIREHAKPEPEYIIASAELEEDVSFVATNSINAFPLNFRDVARATNTDAVLKKVHQYVMEGWPRNLSYGADLARFFNRSEALSSVRGCILLGERVVIPTRLREKCLKQLHEGHPGKQRMKALARSYVYWPSLDEDISECVKTCHACAVAAKSPPHTKPLSWPATKQPWERIHIDYAGPINGEFYLVIVDANTKWPEVIKANSTSTAGTIAILRGVFARFGFPITLVSDNGPQFSSTAFTDYCCSKGIQHVTSPPFHPQSNGQAERFVDTFKRSVKKIEEGGASHGEALDIFLQAYRSTPNATLENHRSPAEAMFNRKIRTAMELLKPPPTTETLPEEHGRGFKSGDCVYAKWYSRNSWKWVPAQVVRIIGNVIYEVKTDDGRMHRRHVNQLRKRDIGSSEQSTNLAARTQLPLDLLIEGPRDVVPVEHPTVISSPLLPSSSDGVRGMTSSPPLPSPRPVPVQRRRRQQPVQSPRRSNRSRRFPRRLDGYLLQ comes from the coding sequence atgtttaatcCCGAAGGCGATGCCGAGATGGATGAGCAGCGACGTTTGTCTCTGAACGGTGCAAGGGCTCTGAACCCGGGCTTTGTTCAGCCAACGCAAAGTGCACCGATGCAACCAGCACAACCGCCATCGCAAAATCCCGTTGCTTCATCGGCACAAGCAGGACTGGCCATGAACGGTTCTGAAACGGGAATGTTTTTGCAAATGCTGAATCttatgcagcagcaaatgcagcagcagcagcaacagctatctcagcagcaacaaatgaTGGCACACATGATGCAACAAACACCACACACGACAGCGCAGCCCCAACAACAAGCCCAGCAGGCTCAACAGTATGCACAGCAGCCCGCAGCACCAAGGAATCCAGAGTTGATTATGGATGCTTTGGCAGGAAGCATCAACGAGTTTCGGTTCGAGGCAGAATCCGGCGTGACGTTCCCTGCATGGTATGCGCGTTACGAGGATTTGTTCGTGCAAGACGCCTCCCGACTAGAGGATTCAGCGAAAGTGCGGCTGCTCATTCGCAAATTGGGCACAGCGGAACACGCGCGGTACTGCAACTTCATCCTTCCCCGTGTTCCCCGCGACCTCACGTTCGACGATACAGTTAGCAAACTGAAGGCCCTATTTGGAAGCGCGGAGTCCCTACTTAGCAAGCGATACAAGTGTTTGCAAATTGTGAAAGCTCATAACGAAGACCTGATGACATTCGCATGTCGGGTTAATCGCGCTTGTGTTGATTTCCAATTCAGCGCTATGACCGAGGAGCAGTTCAAATGCTTAATGCTTGTTTGTGGGTTGAGAGAGGAAGGCGATGCTGAAATCCGCACACGGCTTCTTGCTCGCATCGAGGACAAGGCAGACCTCACGCTGGAGCAGCTTTCTGCCGAAGCTCAGCGCATCACAAGCTTGAAGGTGGACAGCGCGATGATAGCCACCGAGGGAAACGAGCGAGTTTTCGCTATGCGCGGTGACTACAAGCAGCGGTACGCGCAGCAGACACAACGCAGCttcagcaaacagcagcatcCTCAGCAAGCAGACCGAAGCGCACTAGCAGCGAAACCACCGGGTCCATGCTGGTTATGCGGCGATCATCATTGGATACGAGATTGTTCGTACCGGTCGCATAAGTGCGAGGATTGTGGCAAGTATGGGCACCGCGAAGGGCATTGTAACACTGCAgggcgaaagaaaagaaaaaataatttctacAAGCGCTCTTCAGTAGCGACAAGGGTAGTTTCCGTTAATATTTTTAGCGTACAACAAAACCGGAAATATGTGACTATCCACATTGGGCAGAAATCGGCCAGGTTACAGCTCGACACTGGCTCGGACATTACGATCATAGGACGAAAGACCTGGAAACAGCTCGGCATGCCAACTCTATCTCCAGCGCAAGTGCACGCGAAAACGGCAACTGGTGCACACATTCAGCTGGATGGCGAATTTGAAGCGGATATCACGATTAACGGAAGGACTGAAACGGCGATAATAAGAGTCATTCCGTCAGATTTGCAGCTATTAGGAGCCGATCTAATTGATATCTTTTCGCTTGCAGCCATGCCGATGAACCAGTTTTGCAACAGAATAGAGAGCGATTCTGCAAAATGGGAGAAGCGATTTCCAGCTGTTTTCCACGGTACAGGTTTATGCACAAAGGCCAATATAAAGCTGCAATTGAAGGAAAATGTCCGTCCTATTTTCTGTCCGAAGCGTCCCGTAGCTTACGCTATGCAGGCAACAGTCGAGAAGGAGCTAGATAGGCTACAAGCACTCAAAGTCATTACGCCAGTTGATTATTCCGAGTGGGCCGCGCCGATTGTCGTCGTTAGAAAGGGGAACGGTAGTATTCGCATTTGTGGGGACTACTCCACCGGACTGAATTCGGCTCTTCGGTCATATGAATACCCATTACCGCTCCCAGACGATATTTTCGCTAAGCTGGCCCAATGCAGATTCTTTAGCAAAATCGACCTTTCAGACGCCTTTTTACAGGTCGAAATTGATGCCAGATACCGACCTTTGCTAACCATAAATACACATCGCGGCTTATATTATTACAATCGCCTGCCGCCCGGCATCAAAATAGCTCCTGCAGCATTCCAGCAGCTAATAGACACCATGCTTGCTGGACTAAAAGGAACATCCGGATATATGGATGACGTAATCGTTGGTGGCAAAACGGAACGCGAGCACGATGAAAATCTGCTGAATCTATTCCGCCGAATACAGGAATTCGGATTCACTATCCGTGCAGACAAATGTGCGTTCAAAATGCAGCAGATAGAGTATCTGGGTTTCATCGTCGATAGTCGTGGCCTTAGACCAAACCCAGCAAAAATCGACATAATTCAAAAGCTGCCAACACCAACAAATATCAGCGAGGTACGTTCATTCCTAGGCGCGATCAACTACTATGGAAAGTTCGTTTCGAAAATGCGCGACCTACGATACCCGCTAGATATGCTATTGAAAGACGAGAGCAAATTTTTATGGACTCGGGAATGTGATCGAGCCTTCAGCAAATTTAAGGAAATTCTCTCGTCCGATTTACTGCTGACACATTATGACCCGAACGCCGAAATTGTGGTATCTGCAGATGCATCAGCAGTTGGACTTGGTGCAACAATTAGCCATAAATACGCCGATGGCTCGATAAAGGTTGTACAACATGCATCAAGGGCGCTAACGCAAGCCGAAACAAGGTACAGCCAAATAGACCGCGAAGGTCTTGCCATTATTTTTGCGGTCACTAAGTTCCACAAGATGCTGTATGGTCGTCATTTTTGCCTGCAGACAGACCACCGTCCACTAGTAAGAATCTTCGGCAGTAAAAAAGGTATTCCGGTTTACACGGCAAACAGACTGCAACGATTCGCACTGACCTTGCAGCTGTATGACTTCAGCATCGAGTATGTTCCCACTACTAAGTTCGGTAACGCCGACATACTATCGAGACTGATAAGGGAACATGCCAAACCGGAACCGGAGTACATCATAGCCAGCGCCGAACTCGAGGAGGATGTAAGTTTTGTAGCAACAAATTCCATTAACGCATTTCCTCTTAATTTTAGAGACGTTGCCAGAGCTACAAATACTGACGCAGTCTTGAAGAAGGTTCACCAGTACGTCATGGAAGGGTGGCCTCGAAACCTGAGCTACGGTGCAGACCTGGCACGCTTTTTCAATCGAAGCGAAGCCCTTTCTTCGGTTCGAGGATGCATTTTGCTCGGGGAGAGGGTAGTGATCCCTACCAGATTACGCGAGAAATGTCTGAAGCAGCTACACGAAGGCCATCCCGGGAAGCAAAGAATGAAGGCACTTGCCCGGAGTTATGTATACTGGCCTAGCTTGGATGAGGACATTTCCGAGTGCGTTAAGACTTGCCATGCATGTGCGGTAGCCGCAAAATCGCCTCCTCATACGAAACCATTATCCTGGCCAGCCACTAAACAGCCTTGGGAAAGAATTCACATCGATTATGCAGGGCCCATTAACGGCGAGTTTTATTTGGTGATAGTCGACGCAAATACTAAATGGCCAGAGGTTATAAAGGCAAATTCAACATCGACCGCTGGAACAATTGCTATATTAAGAGGCGTATTTGCTCGTTTTGGTTTCCCCATTACACTTGTGAGCGATAACGGGCCGCAGTTTTCGAGTACTGCATTTACCGATTACTGTTGTAGCAAAGGCATACAACATGTTACAAGCCCACCGTTTCATCCACAGTCGAATGGGCAAGCAGAACGTTTCGTCGACACCTTTAAACGGTCGGTCAAAAAGATAGAAGAAGGTGGAGCGTCCCACGGAGAAGCTCTCGATATTTTCCTCCAAGCGTACCGATCAACGCCCAACGCCACTCTCGAAAACCATCGCTCGCCTGCAGAGGCAATGTTTAATCGAAAAATAAGAACAGCGATGGAACTGTTAAAGCCTCCGCCGACCACTGAAACGCTGCCTGAGGAACATGGTCGGGGCTTCAAGAGTGGTGATTGCGTTTACGCGAAGTGGTATTCGCGCAACTCTTGGAAATGGGTTCCCGCGCAGGTTGTTCGCATTATAGGGAATGTGATATATGAGGTTAAGACGGATGACGGCCGTATGCATCGCCGTCACGTAAACCAGCTGCGGAAACGGGACATCGGCAGTTCAGAGCAATCAACTAATCTCGCGGCTCGTACGCAATTGCCGCTAGATCTGCTCATCGAAGGACCAAGAGATGTCGTGCCAGTTGAGCACCCTACAGTGATATCCTCACCGCtgctaccatcatcatccgacGGGGTCCGTGGTATGACCTCCTCACCGCCGTTACCATCTCCACGACCAGTACCTGTCCAACGAAGAAGACGTCAGCAGCCGGTACAATCGCCACGCCGGTCCAACAGGTCCAGACGATTCCCGCGTAGGCTTGATGGGTACCTGCTGCAATaa
- the LOC120895591 gene encoding vitamin K-dependent gamma-carboxylase, with product MAISEEPTHDCSDETSYNKPVNTTEQDVTPTPSVLSRVNSFLRNTTGHDVRCFASFDAFVQRCMYRPVDGAALAVARALFGLAMLIDIPEERGGGDLDLRWGEPRDCRFPLIHSMEPLSLPRMGITYGLMWTGAAGIMLGYRFRLSAALFAATYWYVFLLDKSAWNNHSYLYGLLGTIFLFTDAHRCWSIDAWRDPPPDQTVPFWNYFILKFQFFVLYFVAGLKKLCREWLSGYAMTNLGYHWVFFPFRAVLGAKLTDLLIVHWFGCLFDTTVVFFLIYGTTRRLATLFASAFHLMNSRLFYIGMFPWVCLSQLPLYYSFSWPRKLLARGVSKTVLNNEHIQEGDDCSQEVKERNKSSRNRRRRKWSMCAMLAYCLLQLFLPYSHFLTQGYNNWTNGLYGYSWDMMVHAWDTIMIGIRVVDRENPDRVHYVEPFAFTDNDRWTKHADMAVQFARCIERNIQREALVTHRPNVSIYFDIWCSMNGRFQQRIFDPNVDILKAPWSPVEPVQWVLPLLHQFSGLRDTLIRRKTDEVLGWSNHSDVLFIADFPGLTLRNYVGEDLYNVSLTVLQGTVRYEASSDEDGTKSASVILQTGQSTSLPAGIFHAVETIGPEPSCYMYTYVNRTKELEATRNGEEVKQQPAMLPLAEEFLHRWENFVRFGQHVGNSLLYELYGVPMPRRLKELVADD from the exons ATGGCCATCTCCGAAGAACCGACACACGATTGCTCCGATGAAACATCCTACAACAAACCGGTCAACACCACCGAGCAGGATGTAACTCCAACTCCTAGTGTCCTGTCCCGGGTAAATTCGTTCCTACGCAACACCACCGGCCACGATGTGCGTTGCTTTGCCTCCTTCGATGCGTTCGTTCAGCGATGTATGTACCGGCCCGTCGATGGAGCAGCACTCGCCGTGGCCAGAGCACTGTTCGGATTGGCCATGCTCATCGACATACCGGAGGAGCGGGGTGGTGGTGATTTGGATCTACGCTGGGGTGAACCGCGGGACTGTCGGTTTCCGCTAATCCATTCGATGGAACCACTATCCCTGCCGCGGATGGGCATCACTTACGGGCTGATGTGGACAGGTGCGGCAGGGATAATGCTCGGTTATCGGTTTCGCCTGTCGGCTGCACTGTTCGCCGCGACGTATTGGTACGTGTTTCTGCTGGATAAAAGTGCCTGGAACAATCACAGCTATCTGTACGGGTTGCTCGGCACCATCTTCCTGTTTACCGATGCGCACCGATGTTG GTCAATTGATGCGTGGCGAGATCCTCCCCCGGATCAGACGGTTCCCTTTTGGAATTACTTCATACTAAAGTTTCAGTTCTTCGTGCTGTACTTTGTGGCCGGGTTGAAAAAGCTTTGCCGCGAGTGGCTGTCTGGATATGCGATGACAAACCTGGGCTATCACTGGGTGTTCTTCCCGTTCCGTGCCGTGCTCGGAGCGAAGCTTACCGATTTACTGATTGTCCACTGGTTTGGATGCCTATTCGATACGACGGTGGTGTTTTTCCTTATTTACGGTACAACGCGCCGACTGGCCACACTCTTCGCCAGTGCATTTCATCTGATGAACTCGCGACTCTTCTACATCGGGATGTTTCCGTGGGTCTGTCTTTCCCAGCTGCCACTGTACTACAGTTTTAGCTGGCCACGGAAGCTCTTGGCCAGGGGCGTTTCAAAGACAGTtttaaacaatgaacatatccaaGAAGGCGATGACTGTTCGCAAgaagtgaaagagagaaacaaaagttCCCGCAACCGTCGCCGTCGCAAGTGGTCCATGTGTGCCATGCTCGCGTACTGTTTACTACAGCTCTTCCTTCCCTATTCGCATTTTCTCACCCAAGGATACAACAACTGGACGAACGGCTTGTACGGCTACTCCTGGGACATGATGGTACACGCCTGGGACACAATTATGATCGGGATTCGGGTGGTGGACCGGGAGAATCCCGACCGGGTGCACTATGTTGAACCGTTCGCTTTCACTGACAACGATCGGTGGACCAAGCATGCCGACATGGCTGTTCAGTTTGCACGTTGCATAGAGCGAAACATTCAACGAGAGGCCCTAGTAACACACCGCCCTAATGTGTCCATCTACTTCGATATCTGGTGCAGTATGAATGGCCGGTTTCAGCAACGTATCTTCGACCCCAATGTGGACATTCTAAAAGCTCCCTGGTCACCGGTCGAACCAGTTCAATGGGTACTTCCGCTGCTGCATCAGTTCAGTGGCTTGCGCGATACGTTAATTCGCCGCAAAACGGATGAAGTTCTTGGCTGGAGTAACCATTCGGACGTACTGTTTATTGCGGATTTCCCGGGACTAACGCTGCGCAACTACGTCGGAGAAGATCTATACAATGTTTCGCTTACCGTGTTGCAGGGAACTGTACGCTATGAAGCGTCCTCGGATGAGGATGGAACGAAAAGTGCTTCAGTCATACTGCAAACCGGACAAAGCACATCCCTTCCGGCCGGCATCTTTCATGCAGTTGAAACGATCGGACCCGAACCATCGTGCTACATGTACACGTACGTTAACCGTACTAAGGAACTAGAAGCTACCAGGAACGGGGAGGAAGTGAAACAGCAACCTGCCATGCTTCCGCTTGCGGAGGAGTTTTTACATCGTTGGGAAAACTTTGTACGATTTGGGCAGCACGTTGGCAACTCGTTGCTTTACGAGCTGTACGGTGTTCCGATGCCCAGACGCCTAAAAGAGCTCGTCGCGGATGATTGA
- the LOC120895593 gene encoding uncharacterized protein LOC120895593: MSFWVTLVLAAIVSGRSVRAISYRKDTGFSTDGKDQFVFREPGVTAVAREPSPVDHGQFTPMYTPHYSADSPVKRAGRIRFVDDSDASPSTTTVNGAVSGSNFFGKGSVADVSPAGSPFGQREGDQFYTVGASIQFAGGNAGGDTITPPPPPPAGSQQKPKRKKNKYKYVANDKIYNADGGFEQPGQYGAYSTYTGAPPQRFSAPLQGNYLTVNGARPQQQQHVGQYDGSSMLNYPELQKQQYPFSIAPQTGAYNPYSSYNPYQYPSESPYPYASESPYATNPYQQQPQGYYPPQQSLPTSSGLAQPPNAQSILGVLQSIFNFAPGTFGSFGAATTPQRPGSTFASPGAGFGGVGGGVGGQLRQALDNISENDELQCVPKLICMMSRSSTGQGFSSYVNRGLLSTILTAVPDSSPWLKFSRAALLGYGIGANSCDAYYPKCPKDEMQILYYLNNHRGGFFRFFSNGEQPQQQQQQQQYQQQQYG, encoded by the exons ATGAGCTTTTGGGTGACATTGGTGCTGGCGGCGATCGTGTCCGGGCGGAGCGTGCGTGCCATCAGCTACCGGAAGGATACGGG ATTTTCCACGGACGGGAAGGATCAGTTCGTGTTCCGGGAGCCGGGTGTGACGGCAGTGGCAAGAGAACCTTCTCCCGTGGATCATGGACAGTTTACACCGATGTACACCCCCCACTACAGTGCCGATTCGCCGGTGAAGCGAGCCGGAAGGATCCGTTTCGTGGACGATTCCGATGCGTCACCGTCCACCACCACGGTGAATGGAGCTGTTAGTGGGAGCAATTTCTTCGGCAAAGGATCCGTTGCCGACGTCTCACCGGCTGGATCGCCGTTCGGGCAGCGTGAAGGTGATCAATTTTACACCGTCGGTGCATCGATACAGTTTGCCGGAGGAAATGCGGGAGGAGACACGATcactccaccaccgccaccgccagcaGGCAGTCAGCAGAAaccgaaaaggaaaaagaacaaGTACAAGTACGTGGCAAACGATAAGATCTACAATGCGGACGGTGGGTTCGAGCAGCCTGGGCAGTATGGGGCGTATTCTACCTACACCGGTGCGCCACCGCAACGATTTTCGGCCCCATTGCAGGGCAACTATTTGACGGTGAATGGAGCCCgtccgcagcagcaacagcacgttgGACAGTACGACGGTAGTTCGATGCTGAACTATCCCGAGCTGCAGAAGCAACAGTATCCGTTCAGCATTGCGCCACAGACCGGTGCTTACAATCCGTACAGTTCGTACAATCCGTACCAGTATCCTTCGGAGTCGCCGTACCCGTACGCTTCAGAGTCACCGTACGCCACCAATCCGTACCAACAGCAACCGCAAGGATACTATCCACCGCAACAGTCACTGCCTACTTCCAGCGGTCTAGCGCAACCGCCAAACGCGCAGAGCATTCTGGGGGTGCTTCAGAGCATCTTCAACTTTGCCCCCGGCACGTTCGGATCGTTCGGAGCGGCAACGACGCCACAACGTCCGGGTAGTACATTCGCCAGCCCTGGAGCCGGTTTTGgtggcgttggtggtggtgtgggtggTCAGCTGCGCCAAGCGTTGGATAACATTTCCGAAAACGACGAGCTGCAGTGCGTGCCGAAGCTGATCTGCATGATGTCGCGCAGCTCGACCGGCCAGGGCTTTAGCAGCTACGTCAACCGGGGTCTACTGTCGAC CATCCTGACCGCCGTGCCGGACAGCTCACCGTGGCTCAAGTTTTCCCGGGCCGCCCTGCTAGGGTACGGCATTGGGGCGAACAGCTGCGACGCGTACTATCCCAAATGTCCGAAGGATGAGATGCAGATCCTGTACTACCTGAACAACCATCGGGGTGGGTTTTTCCGCTTCTTCAGCAATGGTGagcaaccgcagcagcagcagcagcagcaacagtatcagcagcagcagtacgggTAG
- the LOC120895666 gene encoding myosin regulatory light polypeptide 9-like, whose protein sequence is MTQEQRDHLPSFITRIELPSVLQRYLGCVRVFFIKASAFPMSATAHRSHLAQHSSYHRALRTVLVRVMASIRPNRSTGQTKKPTNKPVSAKKRPTSNVFSVLEQHQVAELRELFNLLDTSHAGVVGREELRDMLTVWYERAPTDQLLDELMAEARGLPLNFTLFLTLFAQKLRDTDPPEVLQNAFRCFDSNGDGTVDAEELRLWLTTKGDQRLTDEQVDEIFCRLVPENGRVKYDAFANLFHDC, encoded by the coding sequence ATGACACAAGAGCAGAGAGATCACCTTCCCAGTTTTATCACAAGAATTGAGCTTCCTTCTGTTCTCCAGCGTTACCTAGGGTGTGTTCGAGTTTTTTTCATCAAAGCAAGCGCCTTCCCAATGTCGGCGACAGCGCATCGATCGCATCTAGCCCAGCATTCTTCATACCATCGAGCGCTACGGACGGTGCTCGTGCGCGTGATGGCTTCCATACGCCCGAATCGGTCCACTGGGCAGACCAAGAAACCCACCAACAAACCGGTCAGCGCGAAGAAGCGCCCCACATCGAACGTGTTCAGCGTGCTGGAGCAGCACCAGGTGGCGGAGTTGCGCGAGCTGTTCAACCTGCTCGACACGAGCCACGCGGGAGTGGTCGGCCGGGAGGAGCTGCGCGACATGCTGACCGTGTGGTACGAGCGGGCCCCGACCGACCagctgctggacgagctgaTGGCCGAGGCACGAGGTTTGCCGCTCAACTTTACCCTCTTCCTGACGCTGTTTGCGCAGAAGCTGCGCGATACCGATCCGCCGGAAGTGCTCCAGAACGCGTTCCGCTGCTTCGACAGCAACGGGGACGGGACGGTCGATGCGGAGGAGCTGCGCCTGTGGCTTACGACGAAGGGCGATCAGCGGCTGACGGACGAGCAGGTGGACGAAATCTTCTGCCGGCTGGTGCCCGAGAATGGGCGGGTGAAGTATGACGCGTTCGCGAACCTCTTTCACGACTGCTAG